The following coding sequences are from one Romeriopsis navalis LEGE 11480 window:
- a CDS encoding DUF2949 domain-containing protein, whose product MELMMNHPLVCFLSEDLALPHESIALAVQHSEQTPSLLPMILWQYGLVSLAQLEQIFDWLEHRHVSPVQNQPEYEYEQAA is encoded by the coding sequence ATGGAACTAATGATGAATCATCCACTTGTTTGCTTTTTAAGCGAAGATTTGGCTTTGCCTCATGAATCCATAGCGCTAGCAGTTCAACATTCTGAACAGACACCAAGTCTGCTGCCGATGATTCTTTGGCAGTACGGCTTAGTTTCGCTAGCGCAGTTGGAACAAATTTTCGACTGGTTGGAACATCGTCATGTTTCGCCAGTGCAGAATCAGCCTGAATATGAATATGAGCAGGCGGCCTAA